Proteins encoded in a region of the Alosa sapidissima isolate fAloSap1 chromosome 19, fAloSap1.pri, whole genome shotgun sequence genome:
- the senp6b gene encoding sentrin-specific protease 6 isoform X5, which produces MSVFGGEIHVSQSMSLKPIHCDLVELPTTPRVTQGRQFHHTISLLPLQRKVERSDRTQQLHLKNTNSPLCTALFPSGDRSPQGVPDFGIFSSIPSFASKPSSSLLPSMAPTTDFKAALNSLPKFTSPYFSASESKITLPRKFRMRDELGDVAKKPSPKKRKIKLHLSAVTEPAFKKPELTNVCLDISSWRLGSLHSVTKCTVSVTHEQIEINQCVHVQSSELTSCELCLDQKLPVIFIQSTPAGSLRLRVQLNMSREKWAVWYDCGASASPTEKYIVLILENLPSAQQQNALEKILSDIGRANQLNEFPRKISLDEANNRLMAQDQQVAQSLPASPQSPQFNVLDTDEEDLLDAGGNALTVIPTAIADSVHRLLVFPPPPAKGGIAVTNEDLCCLKEGEFLNDVIIDFYLKYLLLEKLKSEDAGRTHIFSTFFYKHLTQGRRRDGTNGKEPLKKRRHDRVKSWTRHVDLFEKDFLFVPINTSAHWFLAIVCFPGRCQPDAESQSPSNTLEDVRPQGPAQSDWLETSFFWRTGQDLSYSPNPLSLFYKPTNAATWPNKGSTGPADVFSFEDEEEQEMMSELLQYKTNVQKPCSTDQPCILIMDSLGCGRSSVVNILKEYLEEEWRVRKGIQCSFEVKGFSPSVPQQNNSSDCGIYLLQYVESFFESPLRSFEAPIDLNDWFPQPRVAKKRNEIRKLILKIQNQQQMAGKAEDG; this is translated from the exons ATGTCGGTATTCGGCGGTGAAAT CCATGTGTCCCAGTCGATGTCTTTAAAACCAATCCATTGTGATTTGGTGGAGTTACCGACTACACCACGTGTGACTCAAGGGCGGCAGTTCCATCACACCATTAGTCTTTTACCTCTACAAAGAAAAGTGGAAAG GAGTGACCGCACACAACAGCTTCATCTGAAAAATACAAACAGTCCATTGTGCACAG CTCTTTTCCCTAGTGGTGATAGGTCTCCTCAAGGGGTCCCTGACTTTGGAATCTTCTCCAGCATTCCCAGTTTTGCTTCAAAGCCTTCAAGTTCTCTTCTCCCATCCATGGCACCCACTACAGATTTCAAGGCTGCTCTGAACTCTCTTCCCAAGTTCACTAGCCCCTACTTCTCAGCCTCAGAGTCCAAAATTACATTGCCAAGAAAATTCCGCATGAGAGATGAG CTTGGAGACGTGGCGAAGAAACCTTCACCAAAGAAACGCAAAATCAAGTTGCATCTATCAGCTGTTACTGAACCGGCATTCAAGAAGCCAGAGCTGACAAATGTCTGTCTGGATATCTCAAGTTGGAGACTGGGATCATTACACAGTGTGACCAAGTGCACCGTTTCG GTCACTCATGAGCAAATTGAGATTAACCAGTGTG TGCATGTGCAGTCATCGGAGTTGACCAGCTGTGAGTTGTGCCTTGATCAGAAACTGCCAGTCATTTTCATCCAGTCCACCCCTGCTGGTAGTCTGCGACTACGGGTACAGCTGAATATGTCTCGGGAAAAATGGGCAGTGTGGTACGACTGTGGTGCAAGTGCCA GCCCAACAGAGAAATACATTGTGCTGATACTTGAGAACTTGCCCTCGGCACAGCAGCAGAATGCTCTGGAGAAAATCCTATCCGACATTGGTAGAGCAAATCAGCTGAATGAGTTCCCACGCAAAATCTCTTTAGATGAAGCCAACAACAGACTAATGGCACAAGAC CAGCAGGTGGCACAGAGTCTTCCAGCCTCACCACAGAGTCCGCAGTTTAATGTCTTAGACACCGATGAGGAGGACTTGCTGGATGCTGGCGGCAACGCACTGACGGTCATTCCCACAGCTATCGCTGACTCAGTCCATAG GCTGTTGGTTTTCCCTCCTCCACCAGCTAAAGGAGGCATAGCAGTTACAAATGAGGACCTATGCTGCCTCAAAGAAGGGGAGTTCCTGAATGATGTAATCATAGACTTTTACCTGAA gTATTTGTTGTTGGAAAAGCTGAAGAGTGAAGATGCAGGGAGAACTCACATATTCAGTACTTTCTTTTACAAGCATCTCacccagggaagacggagggatGGGACAAATGGAAAAGAACC TCTTAAGAAGAGGAGGCACGATCGAGTCAAGTCATGGACCAGACATGTTGACCTCTTTGAAAAAGACTTTCTTTTTGTTCCCATAAATACGTC GGCCCACTGGTTCCTGGCCATTGTCTGCTTTCCTGGACGATGTCAACCTGATGCAGAGAGCCAGTCTCCATCCAACACCCTGGAGGATGTCCGCCCACAGGGGCCTGCTCAGTCCGACTGGCTGGAAACCAGCTTCTTCTGGAGGACTGGCCAAGACTTATCCTACTCCCCCAACCCCTTGTCATTGTTCTACAAGCCCACCAACGCAGCCACATGGCCAAATAAGGGGAGCACAGGGCCAGCAGATGTCTTTTCCTTTGAAGATGAAGAAGAGCAGGAAATGATG AGTGAACTGCTGCAATACAAGACAAATGTTCAGAAACCATGCAGCACTGATCA aCCCTGCATTCTCATCATGGACTCTCTAGGTTGTGGTCGGTCCAGTGTGGTCAACATCCTGAAAGA GTActtggaggaggagtggagggtaAGAAAGGGAATTCAATGCAGTTTTGAGGTGAAGGGTTTTAGTCCGTCGGTCCCACAGCAGAACAACTCAAGTGACTGCGGGATTTACTTGCTACAGTATGTGGAGAGCTTCTTTGAG AGTCCTCTTCGAAGTTTTGAAGCACCCATCGACCTGAATGATTGGTTTCCGCAGCCCCGTGTGGCGAAGAAGCGAAACGAAATTAGAAAGCTGATTCTAAAAATTCAAAACCAGCAACAAATGGCAGGAAAAGCTGAAGATGGGTAA
- the senp6b gene encoding sentrin-specific protease 6 isoform X1 translates to MAMELSPPMSPTTTSFRNEPRPVKGRVNKLFSHVSQSMSLKPIHCDLVELPTTPRVTQGRQFHHTISLLPLQRKVERSDRTQQLHLKNTNSPLCTALFPSGDRSPQGVPDFGIFSSIPSFASKPSSSLLPSMAPTTDFKAALNSLPKFTSPYFSASESKITLPRKFRMRDELGDVAKKPSPKKRKIKLHLSAVTEPAFKKPELTNVCLDISSWRLGSLHSVTKCTVSVTHEQIEINQCVHVQSSELTSCELCLDQKLPVIFIQSTPAGSLRLRVQLNMSREKWAVWYDCGASASPTEKYIVLILENLPSAQQQNALEKILSDIGRANQLNEFPRKISLDEANNRLMAQDQQVAQSLPASPQSPQFNVLDTDEEDLLDAGGNALTVIPTAIADSVHRLLVFPPPPAKGGIAVTNEDLCCLKEGEFLNDVIIDFYLKYLLLEKLKSEDAGRTHIFSTFFYKHLTQGRRRDGTNGKEPLKKRRHDRVKSWTRHVDLFEKDFLFVPINTSAHWFLAIVCFPGRCQPDAESQSPSNTLEDVRPQGPAQSDWLETSFFWRTGQDLSYSPNPLSLFYKPTNAATWPNKGSTGPADVFSFEDEEEQEMMSELLQYKTNVQKPCSTDQPCILIMDSLGCGRSSVVNILKEYLEEEWRVRKGIQCSFEVKGFSPSVPQQNNSSDCGIYLLQYVESFFESPLRSFEAPIDLNDWFPQPRVAKKRNEIRKLILKIQNQQQMAGKAEDG, encoded by the exons ATGGCCATGGAACTCAGT CCACCGATGTCCCCCACCACCACTTCCTTCAGGAACGAGCCCAGACCTGTAAAAGGCAGGGTAAACAAACTATTCAG CCATGTGTCCCAGTCGATGTCTTTAAAACCAATCCATTGTGATTTGGTGGAGTTACCGACTACACCACGTGTGACTCAAGGGCGGCAGTTCCATCACACCATTAGTCTTTTACCTCTACAAAGAAAAGTGGAAAG GAGTGACCGCACACAACAGCTTCATCTGAAAAATACAAACAGTCCATTGTGCACAG CTCTTTTCCCTAGTGGTGATAGGTCTCCTCAAGGGGTCCCTGACTTTGGAATCTTCTCCAGCATTCCCAGTTTTGCTTCAAAGCCTTCAAGTTCTCTTCTCCCATCCATGGCACCCACTACAGATTTCAAGGCTGCTCTGAACTCTCTTCCCAAGTTCACTAGCCCCTACTTCTCAGCCTCAGAGTCCAAAATTACATTGCCAAGAAAATTCCGCATGAGAGATGAG CTTGGAGACGTGGCGAAGAAACCTTCACCAAAGAAACGCAAAATCAAGTTGCATCTATCAGCTGTTACTGAACCGGCATTCAAGAAGCCAGAGCTGACAAATGTCTGTCTGGATATCTCAAGTTGGAGACTGGGATCATTACACAGTGTGACCAAGTGCACCGTTTCG GTCACTCATGAGCAAATTGAGATTAACCAGTGTG TGCATGTGCAGTCATCGGAGTTGACCAGCTGTGAGTTGTGCCTTGATCAGAAACTGCCAGTCATTTTCATCCAGTCCACCCCTGCTGGTAGTCTGCGACTACGGGTACAGCTGAATATGTCTCGGGAAAAATGGGCAGTGTGGTACGACTGTGGTGCAAGTGCCA GCCCAACAGAGAAATACATTGTGCTGATACTTGAGAACTTGCCCTCGGCACAGCAGCAGAATGCTCTGGAGAAAATCCTATCCGACATTGGTAGAGCAAATCAGCTGAATGAGTTCCCACGCAAAATCTCTTTAGATGAAGCCAACAACAGACTAATGGCACAAGAC CAGCAGGTGGCACAGAGTCTTCCAGCCTCACCACAGAGTCCGCAGTTTAATGTCTTAGACACCGATGAGGAGGACTTGCTGGATGCTGGCGGCAACGCACTGACGGTCATTCCCACAGCTATCGCTGACTCAGTCCATAG GCTGTTGGTTTTCCCTCCTCCACCAGCTAAAGGAGGCATAGCAGTTACAAATGAGGACCTATGCTGCCTCAAAGAAGGGGAGTTCCTGAATGATGTAATCATAGACTTTTACCTGAA gTATTTGTTGTTGGAAAAGCTGAAGAGTGAAGATGCAGGGAGAACTCACATATTCAGTACTTTCTTTTACAAGCATCTCacccagggaagacggagggatGGGACAAATGGAAAAGAACC TCTTAAGAAGAGGAGGCACGATCGAGTCAAGTCATGGACCAGACATGTTGACCTCTTTGAAAAAGACTTTCTTTTTGTTCCCATAAATACGTC GGCCCACTGGTTCCTGGCCATTGTCTGCTTTCCTGGACGATGTCAACCTGATGCAGAGAGCCAGTCTCCATCCAACACCCTGGAGGATGTCCGCCCACAGGGGCCTGCTCAGTCCGACTGGCTGGAAACCAGCTTCTTCTGGAGGACTGGCCAAGACTTATCCTACTCCCCCAACCCCTTGTCATTGTTCTACAAGCCCACCAACGCAGCCACATGGCCAAATAAGGGGAGCACAGGGCCAGCAGATGTCTTTTCCTTTGAAGATGAAGAAGAGCAGGAAATGATG AGTGAACTGCTGCAATACAAGACAAATGTTCAGAAACCATGCAGCACTGATCA aCCCTGCATTCTCATCATGGACTCTCTAGGTTGTGGTCGGTCCAGTGTGGTCAACATCCTGAAAGA GTActtggaggaggagtggagggtaAGAAAGGGAATTCAATGCAGTTTTGAGGTGAAGGGTTTTAGTCCGTCGGTCCCACAGCAGAACAACTCAAGTGACTGCGGGATTTACTTGCTACAGTATGTGGAGAGCTTCTTTGAG AGTCCTCTTCGAAGTTTTGAAGCACCCATCGACCTGAATGATTGGTTTCCGCAGCCCCGTGTGGCGAAGAAGCGAAACGAAATTAGAAAGCTGATTCTAAAAATTCAAAACCAGCAACAAATGGCAGGAAAAGCTGAAGATGGGTAA
- the senp6b gene encoding sentrin-specific protease 6 isoform X3: protein MAMELSPPMSPTTTSFRNEPRPVKGRVNKLFSHVSQSMSLKPIHCDLVELPTTPRVTQGRQFHHTISLLPLQRKVERSDRTQQLHLKNTNSPLCTALFPSGDRSPQGVPDFGIFSSIPSFASKPSSSLLPSMAPTTDFKAALNSLPKFTSPYFSASESKITLPRKFRMRDELGDVAKKPSPKKRKIKLHLSAVTEPAFKKPELTNVCLDISSWRLGSLHSVTKCTVSVTHEQIEINQCVHVQSSELTSCELCLDQKLPVIFIQSTPAGSLRLRVQLNMSREKWAVWYDCGASASPTEKYIVLILENLPSAQQQNALEKILSDIGRANQLNEFPRKISLDEANNRLMAQDEVAQSLPASPQSPQFNVLDTDEEDLLDAGGNALTVIPTAIADSVHRLLVFPPPPAKGGIAVTNEDLCCLKEGEFLNDVIIDFYLKYLLLEKLKSEDAGRTHIFSTFFYKHLTQGRRRDGTNGKEPLKKRRHDRVKSWTRHVDLFEKDFLFVPINTSAHWFLAIVCFPGRCQPDAESQSPSNTLEDVRPQGPAQSDWLETSFFWRTGQDLSYSPNPLSLFYKPTNAATWPNKGSTGPADVFSFEDEEEQEMMSELLQYKTNVQKPCSTDQPCILIMDSLGCGRSSVVNILKEYLEEEWRVRKGIQCSFEVKGFSPSVPQQNNSSDCGIYLLQYVESFFESPLRSFEAPIDLNDWFPQPRVAKKRNEIRKLILKIQNQQQMAGKAEDG, encoded by the exons ATGGCCATGGAACTCAGT CCACCGATGTCCCCCACCACCACTTCCTTCAGGAACGAGCCCAGACCTGTAAAAGGCAGGGTAAACAAACTATTCAG CCATGTGTCCCAGTCGATGTCTTTAAAACCAATCCATTGTGATTTGGTGGAGTTACCGACTACACCACGTGTGACTCAAGGGCGGCAGTTCCATCACACCATTAGTCTTTTACCTCTACAAAGAAAAGTGGAAAG GAGTGACCGCACACAACAGCTTCATCTGAAAAATACAAACAGTCCATTGTGCACAG CTCTTTTCCCTAGTGGTGATAGGTCTCCTCAAGGGGTCCCTGACTTTGGAATCTTCTCCAGCATTCCCAGTTTTGCTTCAAAGCCTTCAAGTTCTCTTCTCCCATCCATGGCACCCACTACAGATTTCAAGGCTGCTCTGAACTCTCTTCCCAAGTTCACTAGCCCCTACTTCTCAGCCTCAGAGTCCAAAATTACATTGCCAAGAAAATTCCGCATGAGAGATGAG CTTGGAGACGTGGCGAAGAAACCTTCACCAAAGAAACGCAAAATCAAGTTGCATCTATCAGCTGTTACTGAACCGGCATTCAAGAAGCCAGAGCTGACAAATGTCTGTCTGGATATCTCAAGTTGGAGACTGGGATCATTACACAGTGTGACCAAGTGCACCGTTTCG GTCACTCATGAGCAAATTGAGATTAACCAGTGTG TGCATGTGCAGTCATCGGAGTTGACCAGCTGTGAGTTGTGCCTTGATCAGAAACTGCCAGTCATTTTCATCCAGTCCACCCCTGCTGGTAGTCTGCGACTACGGGTACAGCTGAATATGTCTCGGGAAAAATGGGCAGTGTGGTACGACTGTGGTGCAAGTGCCA GCCCAACAGAGAAATACATTGTGCTGATACTTGAGAACTTGCCCTCGGCACAGCAGCAGAATGCTCTGGAGAAAATCCTATCCGACATTGGTAGAGCAAATCAGCTGAATGAGTTCCCACGCAAAATCTCTTTAGATGAAGCCAACAACAGACTAATGGCACAAGACGAG GTGGCACAGAGTCTTCCAGCCTCACCACAGAGTCCGCAGTTTAATGTCTTAGACACCGATGAGGAGGACTTGCTGGATGCTGGCGGCAACGCACTGACGGTCATTCCCACAGCTATCGCTGACTCAGTCCATAG GCTGTTGGTTTTCCCTCCTCCACCAGCTAAAGGAGGCATAGCAGTTACAAATGAGGACCTATGCTGCCTCAAAGAAGGGGAGTTCCTGAATGATGTAATCATAGACTTTTACCTGAA gTATTTGTTGTTGGAAAAGCTGAAGAGTGAAGATGCAGGGAGAACTCACATATTCAGTACTTTCTTTTACAAGCATCTCacccagggaagacggagggatGGGACAAATGGAAAAGAACC TCTTAAGAAGAGGAGGCACGATCGAGTCAAGTCATGGACCAGACATGTTGACCTCTTTGAAAAAGACTTTCTTTTTGTTCCCATAAATACGTC GGCCCACTGGTTCCTGGCCATTGTCTGCTTTCCTGGACGATGTCAACCTGATGCAGAGAGCCAGTCTCCATCCAACACCCTGGAGGATGTCCGCCCACAGGGGCCTGCTCAGTCCGACTGGCTGGAAACCAGCTTCTTCTGGAGGACTGGCCAAGACTTATCCTACTCCCCCAACCCCTTGTCATTGTTCTACAAGCCCACCAACGCAGCCACATGGCCAAATAAGGGGAGCACAGGGCCAGCAGATGTCTTTTCCTTTGAAGATGAAGAAGAGCAGGAAATGATG AGTGAACTGCTGCAATACAAGACAAATGTTCAGAAACCATGCAGCACTGATCA aCCCTGCATTCTCATCATGGACTCTCTAGGTTGTGGTCGGTCCAGTGTGGTCAACATCCTGAAAGA GTActtggaggaggagtggagggtaAGAAAGGGAATTCAATGCAGTTTTGAGGTGAAGGGTTTTAGTCCGTCGGTCCCACAGCAGAACAACTCAAGTGACTGCGGGATTTACTTGCTACAGTATGTGGAGAGCTTCTTTGAG AGTCCTCTTCGAAGTTTTGAAGCACCCATCGACCTGAATGATTGGTTTCCGCAGCCCCGTGTGGCGAAGAAGCGAAACGAAATTAGAAAGCTGATTCTAAAAATTCAAAACCAGCAACAAATGGCAGGAAAAGCTGAAGATGGGTAA
- the senp6b gene encoding sentrin-specific protease 6 isoform X2: MAMELSPPMSPTTTSFRNEPRPVKGRVNKLFSHVSQSMSLKPIHCDLVELPTTPRVTQGRQFHHTISLLPLQRKVERSDRTQQLHLKNTNSPLCTALFPSGDRSPQGVPDFGIFSSIPSFASKPSSSLLPSMAPTTDFKAALNSLPKFTSPYFSASESKITLPRKFRMRDELGDVAKKPSPKKRKIKLHLSAVTEPAFKKPELTNVCLDISSWRLGSLHSVTKCTVSVTHEQIEINQCVHVQSSELTSCELCLDQKLPVIFIQSTPAGSLRLRVQLNMSREKWAVWYDCGASASPTEKYIVLILENLPSAQQQNALEKILSDIGRANQLNEFPRKISLDEANNRLMAQDQVAQSLPASPQSPQFNVLDTDEEDLLDAGGNALTVIPTAIADSVHRLLVFPPPPAKGGIAVTNEDLCCLKEGEFLNDVIIDFYLKYLLLEKLKSEDAGRTHIFSTFFYKHLTQGRRRDGTNGKEPLKKRRHDRVKSWTRHVDLFEKDFLFVPINTSAHWFLAIVCFPGRCQPDAESQSPSNTLEDVRPQGPAQSDWLETSFFWRTGQDLSYSPNPLSLFYKPTNAATWPNKGSTGPADVFSFEDEEEQEMMSELLQYKTNVQKPCSTDQPCILIMDSLGCGRSSVVNILKEYLEEEWRVRKGIQCSFEVKGFSPSVPQQNNSSDCGIYLLQYVESFFESPLRSFEAPIDLNDWFPQPRVAKKRNEIRKLILKIQNQQQMAGKAEDG, encoded by the exons ATGGCCATGGAACTCAGT CCACCGATGTCCCCCACCACCACTTCCTTCAGGAACGAGCCCAGACCTGTAAAAGGCAGGGTAAACAAACTATTCAG CCATGTGTCCCAGTCGATGTCTTTAAAACCAATCCATTGTGATTTGGTGGAGTTACCGACTACACCACGTGTGACTCAAGGGCGGCAGTTCCATCACACCATTAGTCTTTTACCTCTACAAAGAAAAGTGGAAAG GAGTGACCGCACACAACAGCTTCATCTGAAAAATACAAACAGTCCATTGTGCACAG CTCTTTTCCCTAGTGGTGATAGGTCTCCTCAAGGGGTCCCTGACTTTGGAATCTTCTCCAGCATTCCCAGTTTTGCTTCAAAGCCTTCAAGTTCTCTTCTCCCATCCATGGCACCCACTACAGATTTCAAGGCTGCTCTGAACTCTCTTCCCAAGTTCACTAGCCCCTACTTCTCAGCCTCAGAGTCCAAAATTACATTGCCAAGAAAATTCCGCATGAGAGATGAG CTTGGAGACGTGGCGAAGAAACCTTCACCAAAGAAACGCAAAATCAAGTTGCATCTATCAGCTGTTACTGAACCGGCATTCAAGAAGCCAGAGCTGACAAATGTCTGTCTGGATATCTCAAGTTGGAGACTGGGATCATTACACAGTGTGACCAAGTGCACCGTTTCG GTCACTCATGAGCAAATTGAGATTAACCAGTGTG TGCATGTGCAGTCATCGGAGTTGACCAGCTGTGAGTTGTGCCTTGATCAGAAACTGCCAGTCATTTTCATCCAGTCCACCCCTGCTGGTAGTCTGCGACTACGGGTACAGCTGAATATGTCTCGGGAAAAATGGGCAGTGTGGTACGACTGTGGTGCAAGTGCCA GCCCAACAGAGAAATACATTGTGCTGATACTTGAGAACTTGCCCTCGGCACAGCAGCAGAATGCTCTGGAGAAAATCCTATCCGACATTGGTAGAGCAAATCAGCTGAATGAGTTCCCACGCAAAATCTCTTTAGATGAAGCCAACAACAGACTAATGGCACAAGAC CAGGTGGCACAGAGTCTTCCAGCCTCACCACAGAGTCCGCAGTTTAATGTCTTAGACACCGATGAGGAGGACTTGCTGGATGCTGGCGGCAACGCACTGACGGTCATTCCCACAGCTATCGCTGACTCAGTCCATAG GCTGTTGGTTTTCCCTCCTCCACCAGCTAAAGGAGGCATAGCAGTTACAAATGAGGACCTATGCTGCCTCAAAGAAGGGGAGTTCCTGAATGATGTAATCATAGACTTTTACCTGAA gTATTTGTTGTTGGAAAAGCTGAAGAGTGAAGATGCAGGGAGAACTCACATATTCAGTACTTTCTTTTACAAGCATCTCacccagggaagacggagggatGGGACAAATGGAAAAGAACC TCTTAAGAAGAGGAGGCACGATCGAGTCAAGTCATGGACCAGACATGTTGACCTCTTTGAAAAAGACTTTCTTTTTGTTCCCATAAATACGTC GGCCCACTGGTTCCTGGCCATTGTCTGCTTTCCTGGACGATGTCAACCTGATGCAGAGAGCCAGTCTCCATCCAACACCCTGGAGGATGTCCGCCCACAGGGGCCTGCTCAGTCCGACTGGCTGGAAACCAGCTTCTTCTGGAGGACTGGCCAAGACTTATCCTACTCCCCCAACCCCTTGTCATTGTTCTACAAGCCCACCAACGCAGCCACATGGCCAAATAAGGGGAGCACAGGGCCAGCAGATGTCTTTTCCTTTGAAGATGAAGAAGAGCAGGAAATGATG AGTGAACTGCTGCAATACAAGACAAATGTTCAGAAACCATGCAGCACTGATCA aCCCTGCATTCTCATCATGGACTCTCTAGGTTGTGGTCGGTCCAGTGTGGTCAACATCCTGAAAGA GTActtggaggaggagtggagggtaAGAAAGGGAATTCAATGCAGTTTTGAGGTGAAGGGTTTTAGTCCGTCGGTCCCACAGCAGAACAACTCAAGTGACTGCGGGATTTACTTGCTACAGTATGTGGAGAGCTTCTTTGAG AGTCCTCTTCGAAGTTTTGAAGCACCCATCGACCTGAATGATTGGTTTCCGCAGCCCCGTGTGGCGAAGAAGCGAAACGAAATTAGAAAGCTGATTCTAAAAATTCAAAACCAGCAACAAATGGCAGGAAAAGCTGAAGATGGGTAA
- the senp6b gene encoding sentrin-specific protease 6 isoform X4 → MSPTTTSFRNEPRPVKGRVNKLFSHVSQSMSLKPIHCDLVELPTTPRVTQGRQFHHTISLLPLQRKVERSDRTQQLHLKNTNSPLCTALFPSGDRSPQGVPDFGIFSSIPSFASKPSSSLLPSMAPTTDFKAALNSLPKFTSPYFSASESKITLPRKFRMRDELGDVAKKPSPKKRKIKLHLSAVTEPAFKKPELTNVCLDISSWRLGSLHSVTKCTVSVTHEQIEINQCVHVQSSELTSCELCLDQKLPVIFIQSTPAGSLRLRVQLNMSREKWAVWYDCGASASPTEKYIVLILENLPSAQQQNALEKILSDIGRANQLNEFPRKISLDEANNRLMAQDQQVAQSLPASPQSPQFNVLDTDEEDLLDAGGNALTVIPTAIADSVHRLLVFPPPPAKGGIAVTNEDLCCLKEGEFLNDVIIDFYLKYLLLEKLKSEDAGRTHIFSTFFYKHLTQGRRRDGTNGKEPLKKRRHDRVKSWTRHVDLFEKDFLFVPINTSAHWFLAIVCFPGRCQPDAESQSPSNTLEDVRPQGPAQSDWLETSFFWRTGQDLSYSPNPLSLFYKPTNAATWPNKGSTGPADVFSFEDEEEQEMMSELLQYKTNVQKPCSTDQPCILIMDSLGCGRSSVVNILKEYLEEEWRVRKGIQCSFEVKGFSPSVPQQNNSSDCGIYLLQYVESFFESPLRSFEAPIDLNDWFPQPRVAKKRNEIRKLILKIQNQQQMAGKAEDG, encoded by the exons ATGTCCCCCACCACCACTTCCTTCAGGAACGAGCCCAGACCTGTAAAAGGCAGGGTAAACAAACTATTCAG CCATGTGTCCCAGTCGATGTCTTTAAAACCAATCCATTGTGATTTGGTGGAGTTACCGACTACACCACGTGTGACTCAAGGGCGGCAGTTCCATCACACCATTAGTCTTTTACCTCTACAAAGAAAAGTGGAAAG GAGTGACCGCACACAACAGCTTCATCTGAAAAATACAAACAGTCCATTGTGCACAG CTCTTTTCCCTAGTGGTGATAGGTCTCCTCAAGGGGTCCCTGACTTTGGAATCTTCTCCAGCATTCCCAGTTTTGCTTCAAAGCCTTCAAGTTCTCTTCTCCCATCCATGGCACCCACTACAGATTTCAAGGCTGCTCTGAACTCTCTTCCCAAGTTCACTAGCCCCTACTTCTCAGCCTCAGAGTCCAAAATTACATTGCCAAGAAAATTCCGCATGAGAGATGAG CTTGGAGACGTGGCGAAGAAACCTTCACCAAAGAAACGCAAAATCAAGTTGCATCTATCAGCTGTTACTGAACCGGCATTCAAGAAGCCAGAGCTGACAAATGTCTGTCTGGATATCTCAAGTTGGAGACTGGGATCATTACACAGTGTGACCAAGTGCACCGTTTCG GTCACTCATGAGCAAATTGAGATTAACCAGTGTG TGCATGTGCAGTCATCGGAGTTGACCAGCTGTGAGTTGTGCCTTGATCAGAAACTGCCAGTCATTTTCATCCAGTCCACCCCTGCTGGTAGTCTGCGACTACGGGTACAGCTGAATATGTCTCGGGAAAAATGGGCAGTGTGGTACGACTGTGGTGCAAGTGCCA GCCCAACAGAGAAATACATTGTGCTGATACTTGAGAACTTGCCCTCGGCACAGCAGCAGAATGCTCTGGAGAAAATCCTATCCGACATTGGTAGAGCAAATCAGCTGAATGAGTTCCCACGCAAAATCTCTTTAGATGAAGCCAACAACAGACTAATGGCACAAGAC CAGCAGGTGGCACAGAGTCTTCCAGCCTCACCACAGAGTCCGCAGTTTAATGTCTTAGACACCGATGAGGAGGACTTGCTGGATGCTGGCGGCAACGCACTGACGGTCATTCCCACAGCTATCGCTGACTCAGTCCATAG GCTGTTGGTTTTCCCTCCTCCACCAGCTAAAGGAGGCATAGCAGTTACAAATGAGGACCTATGCTGCCTCAAAGAAGGGGAGTTCCTGAATGATGTAATCATAGACTTTTACCTGAA gTATTTGTTGTTGGAAAAGCTGAAGAGTGAAGATGCAGGGAGAACTCACATATTCAGTACTTTCTTTTACAAGCATCTCacccagggaagacggagggatGGGACAAATGGAAAAGAACC TCTTAAGAAGAGGAGGCACGATCGAGTCAAGTCATGGACCAGACATGTTGACCTCTTTGAAAAAGACTTTCTTTTTGTTCCCATAAATACGTC GGCCCACTGGTTCCTGGCCATTGTCTGCTTTCCTGGACGATGTCAACCTGATGCAGAGAGCCAGTCTCCATCCAACACCCTGGAGGATGTCCGCCCACAGGGGCCTGCTCAGTCCGACTGGCTGGAAACCAGCTTCTTCTGGAGGACTGGCCAAGACTTATCCTACTCCCCCAACCCCTTGTCATTGTTCTACAAGCCCACCAACGCAGCCACATGGCCAAATAAGGGGAGCACAGGGCCAGCAGATGTCTTTTCCTTTGAAGATGAAGAAGAGCAGGAAATGATG AGTGAACTGCTGCAATACAAGACAAATGTTCAGAAACCATGCAGCACTGATCA aCCCTGCATTCTCATCATGGACTCTCTAGGTTGTGGTCGGTCCAGTGTGGTCAACATCCTGAAAGA GTActtggaggaggagtggagggtaAGAAAGGGAATTCAATGCAGTTTTGAGGTGAAGGGTTTTAGTCCGTCGGTCCCACAGCAGAACAACTCAAGTGACTGCGGGATTTACTTGCTACAGTATGTGGAGAGCTTCTTTGAG AGTCCTCTTCGAAGTTTTGAAGCACCCATCGACCTGAATGATTGGTTTCCGCAGCCCCGTGTGGCGAAGAAGCGAAACGAAATTAGAAAGCTGATTCTAAAAATTCAAAACCAGCAACAAATGGCAGGAAAAGCTGAAGATGGGTAA